Within the Deltaproteobacteria bacterium genome, the region TCCGAGCACCCTGAAAATCGATGGCGATCAGACGGTCCTGCTTCATCATCAGATTGCGCGACTGAAAGTCACGATGCATGAACCCACGGAACGGGATCCGGTCGATCTCTTGCGCCAGCACGCGCAGCTCCTCAGCGATTTTCCCTTTCTCAACTTCCAAGCCCAATCCTTTCTTCACAAAACGGTCGAGGAAGTACAAGCCCTCGCGCTCGTAGGCGAAATCCCCCGTATAACAGGAGGTGTCGAAGCACCATGCCACATCAAACGTAGGAGTGGCTTCCAATTGCAACCGCACCAGAAGATCGACCGCCCGGCAATAGCGTTCCATCGCCCTTCCCTGCTCCTTGTGCCGACACTCCCGATACAAATCCCAGTCGCCGAGATCCTCCAGGAGAAAAAAACGTCCCCGCTCATAGGTGATAATATGGGGAACCGGAATACCACAGTTCAAGAGATGGGTCCCTATGCGAAAATAGGATTCCGCCTCCGCCGGATGGACCCTGTGGTCCAACGCGATGACCGTTCCGCCGGAAAAGGAAACGCGGAAAAAACTGCGTTCGGAGCCGTCGCCTTTGAGAGGCGAAATGCTGAAGTCCGATTTCAGCTGTCGTCGAACGAAATCTTGGAGTTCGGAATCGACCATGCGTTTGCTCGCTCTGAGTGGTCACCGAGCCGGGACGACACCAACGGGTGTCCGGTCACGGCATACTTGGGGAACCCCTCCGTGCCCAAAAAATGTTCCCAACCTTTCTTTAGACGTACCCCAAAAGAAAAGGTTATGCTACCGCGCCCTGATTTTCAAGCAACTCCCGGCGTTAATTTCCGCCCCTTGCGAAGTTCTATGCCTTAAGGGCTTGGAGGAATGATGAAAGAATTGCTACTATTCGGAGACTAAATGGTCGGAAGAACGGCGGAATCGTTTTGAGACGGAGAGATCATGAAGACCTGGCTGCTGCCCACGTTCATCGCTATGTTCTGCTGGGGTTTATGGGGATTCATCCCAAAAATCACCACACGATACGTCAGCCCCGCGAGCGCCCTTATATATGAAACCATCGGTGTGATGGTGGTCGGTCTATCGACCCTGGTCTTTCTGCGTTTCCGGCCGGATCCGGATCTGAGAGGCATGGGTCTCGGAATCGGCACGGGCATCCTGGGGATGATCGGAGCCTTCTGCTATCTGGTTGCCGTTTCCAGGGGAAAGGTGTCCGTCATATCGGTGATGACCGCGATCTATCCGGTGATAAGCGTAGCGCTCGCGGCCATGGTGCTGAAAGAACCCGTAACGTTGAAAGAAGGCCTGGGGATGGGCTTCGCCCTTCTAGGGATTTTTTTGATGGCGTGGTAATGAAGCTGTCGGCCTAGTTCGGGTATGGCCTCCGAAGAAAACGCCACGCCGAAAAACGAACCCTGGGAATTCAGGAAAGGGAGAGAAGCTTCCTGAGAAACCGGTTCGCGGTCCAACGCACCAAGGCCAGGACGTAATTGCCACCGGACAGATAGGCCCCCGCCGTGAACATCAGGTGAATCAGCACCCAGATCGCGCCGCCTCCCAGCAGGAGAACCAGGGGCTTTTCCCACTGACGGGCAAGATAGACACAGACGCCAACTGCGGGAAGTCCCAGGAGATAACTCAGGGCCACAAGAACTAGCCCCGCATAAAAGCGTGGCGACGGTTTGGATCTGAATATGCTCAGATCGGCTTCCCGATTCAGGGCCCAACGGCCGAAACGGGTTTGGGCCAGGCGTTGAGCGATTATCCTATTCACGTGCATGGCCCATAGTAACAGCAGGGGGCGGCTCGGGCAAGAAGGATGCACGGGCTGCCCGATCGAGGTCTTCCCCCGAGACACATACCGTCAGGGTTCGGATCGAAACGAGAAACGGTGTGGCTCGGTGATCGATGGGCCGCCAACGGCGACTCGAATCTCAGGCCCTCACAGATGACGGATTTTCATCCTACAAACCCTCCTTTCGGTCGTTTGGTGTCCTGGATTGGGATACGAGGATCCTCTGCCGTCCGGTGGGTAGGGGTTAGCAAACACGAGCGAGAGCTGAATTTCACCCGAAACGGCATCTCCTCCACCCGCACAAAACGAACTTTAGCGCCTTTCAGGTTATAATACCTTCTCCGTAGCCTCAACGGCAAGCAATTGAGCCCGCTTCCCGTCACCGGGATGCCCATGGCGCGGTATGCCTTTCGGGAATCCGGGGACTACACAGTAGCGGGAACCGGAGCAGCGCCGTGAAAAATGCGTTGCTTTCGTCCCCATCCCTGACGATTGTCCTTGCTTTTTCCGATGATGTTTGGTAGCGAACGTTCGCATGCAAACAAACTCCCCTCCCCCAAAGTATTTCATAGGCACGCTGACCACCCGGGCGTCCCGAAAACTCACCGCGTACTACAACCGGGTCCTGGCGCCTCTGGGTCTGACGTATCAGCAGGCCATGGCCCTCGGCATCATCCGGCGGGAAGAAGCCATCAGCCTGGGAGTATTTGCGGAACGATACGGGGTGGGAAAAGCCGCCGCCGTCACCATGATCGAACGACTGGAAGCCATGGGACTCGTCACGAGAGAGCCGCACCCCACGGACGGCCGGTTGAACGCCATCCGGCTCACGGTCCGGGCTCGAACCCTCCTTCCGGAAATCCTGGAGGAGGTCAACAAATTGGAAAAAACCGTTGAATCTGCGCTGGGGATCGCCGATCTGGAAACCCTCGTGCGCGGGCTCAAAGTGATCTGTAACACGGATCTGTGATCTCAAGCGACCCGGATCAACATCACACAGAACCATAGGGAGATTTGGATGGAACCGAAGGAAATCATTCAAGCCGCTCTGAACCGAGGGCAAACAGCACTCTCCGAGTACGATTCCAAGAGACTCCTCGATGCTTTCGGAATCCCCATTACCAGGGAGGCGCTGGCTGCAACCGAGGAAGAGGCTGCGGCTTTTGCGAGGAAACTGGGTTATCCGGTCGTCATGAAGGGCTGTTCGCCCAGATTGATGCACAAAAGCGACCAGGGATGGATCGAACTGAACGTGGACAGTGAAGATCAGGTACGGCGCACTTTTCAGCGTTTCGTCCGCAAGGCGGAAGCGCCTCTGGACGGAGTACTCATACAGGAAAAGATCCTCGGCCCGCGCGAACTGGTCATCGGAATGAATCGCGATCCGCAATTCGGCGTATGCGTGATGCTGGGTTTGGGCGGGGTAATGACCGAGGTTTTCAAAGACACGGTGTTTCGAGTGGCGCCTTTCGATCTGCCGGAGGCGCGGGACATGACGGAAGAGTTGCGATCCAAGGATCTGTTGGGACCGTTCCGCGGGCAGGCGCCGGCGGATATCGAGGCCCTGTGCCGGGCCCTGACTGCCGTGGGAACACTCGGAATGGAATTGGAAGCGATTACCGAACTGGACGCGAATCCGGTCATTATCGATCCGCAAGGACGAATCGTCGCTGTGGACGCACTCGTGGTCCTGGAGGGATAAGAAACATGCTCGACTCGATCAAACAAAGCCCATTGTTCAAAATCATAAATCCCGGCAGCATTGCTGTTTTTGGAGCATCCAACAGCGCCACCACCATGGGAACGACGCTGCTCGATTCGATCAAATCCCTTGGATTCGAGGGAGCACTGTACCCCATACATCCCAAGGAGCCGGTGGTCCAGGGTCTGAAGGCCTATTCAAGTATCCGGGAAGTCCCCGAAACGCCGGATCTCGCGCTCCTGGTGCTCCCAACGCGTCTGGTGGCCGAAACACTGGACGCCTGCGGGAAAAAAGGCATCAAACACGCCATCGTGGTTTCAGGAGGATTCAGGGAGGTCGGCGGCGACGGCCTCCAATTGCAGAAAGAGTTGGAAGAGGTCGCCGGGAAGCATCGGATCCGCTTTTTAGGTCCCAACTGCATCGGCGTGACCAACCCGCACCACAAATTGAACACCACCTTCATGCCTTTCGCGGGGAAGCCCGGTTTCGTGGGGATGGCCTCCCAGAGCGGGAGCTTCGTGACACAGATGTTCGACTACCTCGACGGATTGGGAATGGGGTTCAGCGCGGCCTTCAGTGTAGGCAACGAAGCCAATGTGGACATTGTGGACTGTCTCGAGTACCTGGGCGCGTGCCCGAACACCAAAGTCATCGCTCTGTATGTCGAAGGCATCAAAAGGGGCAGAGCCTTCATAGAAACGGCCCGGTCCATCGCGCCCCACAAACCCATTGTGGCCATATACGTCAGCGGTTCCGAAGCGGGCAGGCGCGCCGGCTTTTCCCACACAGGCTCCCTCGCCGGTCCGGATCCGCTCTACGACGGCGCGTTTCGTCAGAGCGGCATCGTGCGGG harbors:
- a CDS encoding acetate--CoA ligase family protein; protein product: MEPKEIIQAALNRGQTALSEYDSKRLLDAFGIPITREALAATEEEAAAFARKLGYPVVMKGCSPRLMHKSDQGWIELNVDSEDQVRRTFQRFVRKAEAPLDGVLIQEKILGPRELVIGMNRDPQFGVCVMLGLGGVMTEVFKDTVFRVAPFDLPEARDMTEELRSKDLLGPFRGQAPADIEALCRALTAVGTLGMELEAITELDANPVIIDPQGRIVAVDALVVLEG
- a CDS encoding CoA-binding protein yields the protein MLDSIKQSPLFKIINPGSIAVFGASNSATTMGTTLLDSIKSLGFEGALYPIHPKEPVVQGLKAYSSIREVPETPDLALLVLPTRLVAETLDACGKKGIKHAIVVSGGFREVGGDGLQLQKELEEVAGKHRIRFLGPNCIGVTNPHHKLNTTFMPFAGKPGFVGMASQSGSFVTQMFDYLDGLGMGFSAAFSVGNEANVDIVDCLEYLGACPNTKVIALYVEGIKRGRAFIETARSIAPHKPIVAIYVSGSEAGRRAGFSHTGSLAGPDPLYDGAFRQSGIVRARSVTELFDFCWTLGRLPVPEGPNVVIQTHSGGPGAAAADACSRAGLGVPPLSADTLERLSAYVPHTGSINNPVDLTFMKNPLHYYNEIPEVLISEEKADIMLMYLLISDQSIERALTLMGIPEDRIENESGKFIHQACNRVAELAEKQRKPLVGYTFRNLEERFCRVLIERGVPLYPGPERAVPAIKALLTYKKLREKILSSNARRGA
- a CDS encoding MarR family transcriptional regulator, encoding MQTNSPPPKYFIGTLTTRASRKLTAYYNRVLAPLGLTYQQAMALGIIRREEAISLGVFAERYGVGKAAAVTMIERLEAMGLVTREPHPTDGRLNAIRLTVRARTLLPEILEEVNKLEKTVESALGIADLETLVRGLKVICNTDL
- a CDS encoding phosphotransferase, with the protein product MVDSELQDFVRRQLKSDFSISPLKGDGSERSFFRVSFSGGTVIALDHRVHPAEAESYFRIGTHLLNCGIPVPHIITYERGRFFLLEDLGDWDLYRECRHKEQGRAMERYCRAVDLLVRLQLEATPTFDVAWCFDTSCYTGDFAYEREGLYFLDRFVKKGLGLEVEKGKIAEELRVLAQEIDRIPFRGFMHRDFQSRNLMMKQDRLIAIDFQGARIGPPQYDLVSLLYDPYVMLDRDMRGQLIERYVQATEGTWQPVSEFLEHLGIVALHRLMQALGAFAVLGVEKGKPGFREHIPGAVAHLVEVWEQLGRTGYPAFNDLIDYCANEAKARFPSQKI
- a CDS encoding DMT family transporter, giving the protein MKTWLLPTFIAMFCWGLWGFIPKITTRYVSPASALIYETIGVMVVGLSTLVFLRFRPDPDLRGMGLGIGTGILGMIGAFCYLVAVSRGKVSVISVMTAIYPVISVALAAMVLKEPVTLKEGLGMGFALLGIFLMAW